In Syngnathoides biaculeatus isolate LvHL_M chromosome 5, ASM1980259v1, whole genome shotgun sequence, the following are encoded in one genomic region:
- the si:ch211-261d7.6 gene encoding zinc finger protein 91 isoform X1: protein MEQVPAVLTEDVQPEKQSTVMDGTSANNDLSPTEDTADSKCPASVQELRLFCQDCGEAFGEEAAYLDHRNQHPDGKCAMYLKPVDYSDEADEEEESTSSCQLCTLSFADMNEFRTHMETHRVQSSDTQEISGLTKQNSFECADCGKRYSMLGHFLNHQRTHIQASKSLFSDLEDLKKKSFQCEICGRNYSRASALDAHRRGHEEKLFKRQNKTSRRAADTDESALEPVEKRSHGAAEKVFKCGCGKTFPTGVRLKMHKRFSHNSNCVPEETTGKLKKNVFYCRECRKVFHGRLAWFNHEKWHENHSKDSPNRFQCEKCGRVFMTQTFYYRHYRMVHSGETPAKSFLHQVDQLEKKRFECTECGLKFSRPSALHAHQLQHTNTFGETEKVSQVHSSLPHEETWEGEQKATQQLSDQFPAENVIGDVRIEDDPDVNEPEDDVMESYEPGDFNVLVISASESEDDAVQDMNPNLESGSGSDRDNVSSSNLVSKPELDLKIVQVDFEPPKEQRPPAAEAAEDNAAKERFDCPECYRWFTSAASLRAHIVWHTYRKRRRQTKGQSEEVYTRDNEAHTFAASDFAEYEIETNRDINQAELLRLKTLTCERCGTKLSHLPNRCDDHSLCRNCQTSSLINYMSNSSLQRIESISATAKVYNPKKTLLGPKIYHCEQCGKGFWSLGAYLHHKQSPSQCIDVRLRTGLAQPAHRGRSSSSMKAACPVCGRKFRHKGIMTLHMRTHENGDHKCDICSRSFRLFSSLIRHQVVHNELLPPPCKSFQHQVEQVQKNTYSCPDCGKLFSRAKALQFHMRYHGNESGHSPSPPRSCGRQEDLQCGTCLKYFGNRASLRMHKKQCLPKEEKFVAETGSRNNNETGKLSKVTSEDITAKLPLKVKNEMEEGEGECPNTSDDSDFKYKCNKCEKSFSVIGALNLHKRIHARGYNKVAKATLSLAQSEEALRKDYPFPCSECGKRFLSNSALGSHKRWHKNDKLLHLKEQVSDLCPKPYQTSARQPQSDIKPKTRHAYEQSNPPETRDTETGDNSLKADRVMNDGGESVSMTTIEKNYQCPLCLASFAKARGLRAHTWQAHSKRTENKARRAFDAQSRSVAASCERLSPNTDTPPLVVTKRECGLYCESAARLPDHKLCPASEPVAQAPEALAEVLPAHSHLLEPIVKCLFKCGKCGKDFQTEGQLETHKTKSKSRPFCCALCCNAFLTENQLQQHLAWHDQVRFRLPNEVRFRLSAALTAKSFLPHVPSKLAPNQESHSVGSGDGSLLSSRLWNQKCLRCKSAACDCAGPPATAADFKSLSKHDKASSGDGEGPAAVVSGDRDSLICLECGATFSQETDLHQHYTKHAQSVY, encoded by the coding sequence TTCCGGACCCACATGGAAACCCACCGCGTTCAGTCATCTGACACCCAAGAGATTTCTGGCCTCACAAAGCAGAACTCCTTTGAATGCGCTGATTGTGGGAAGAGGTATTCCATGCTAGGGCACTTTCTCAATCATCAGCGCACCCACATACAGGCTTCCAAATCTCTATTTAGTGACTTGGAGGATTTAAAGAAAAAGTCCTTTCAGTGCGAGATTTGTGGGCGGAATTATTCTCGTGCGTCTGCCCTTGATGCCCACCGACGCGGCCATGAAGAAAAGTTATTTAAACGTCAAAACAAGACTTCAAGACGCGCGGCTGATACCGATGAGTCGGCACTCGAACCAGTTGAAAAGCGGAGTCACGGTGCTGCTGAGAAGGTTTTCAAATGCGGTTGTGGGAAAACGTTTCCGACTGGGGTGCGCTTGAAGATGCACAAGCGATTCAGCCACAATAGCAATTGCGTACCAGAAGAAACGACGGGAAAGCTGAAGAAAAACGTTTTCTACTGTCGAGAATGCAGGAAGGTGTTCCATGGCCGTCTTGCCTGGTTCAACCACGAGAAATGGCACGAAAACCACTCGAAAGATTCTCCGAACCGAtttcaatgtgaaaaatgtggaaGGGTTTTCATGACCCAAACCTTCTATTACCGACATTACCGCATGGTGCACAGCGGCGAGACTCCAGCTAAGTCGTTTCTCCATCAAGTGGACCAACTGGAGAAGAAAAGATTTGAATGTACAGAGTGTGGTCTGAAGTTCTCCAGACCATCAGCCCTTCACGCTCATCAGCTTCAACACACCAATACCTTTGGAGAAACTGAGAAAGTGTCCCAGGTGCATTCTTCTCTGCCACATGAGGAAACTTGGGAGGGAGAACAGAAAGCGACTCAGCAGTTAAGCGATCAATTCCCGGCAGAGAATGTGATTGGTGACGTTAGGATTGAAGATGACCCAGATGTTAATGAGCCTGAAGATGATGTGATGGAGAGTTATGAACCCGGGGACTTCAATGTCCTGGTGATTAGTGCAAGTGAATCAGAGGATGATGCTGTCCAAGACATGAACCCTAACCTTGAATCAGGATCCGGATCTGACCGAGACAACGTTTCATCCAGTAATCTGGTTTCCAAACCAGAGCTTGACTTGAAAATTGTACAGGTGGACTTTGAGCCTCCCAAGGAGCAGCGCCCACCAGCAGCGGAAGCAGCCGAAGACAACGCAGCCAAAGAACGATTTGATTGTCCAGAATGTTACCGGTGGTTTACTAGTGCGGCATCACTGCGGGCTCACATAGTGTGGCACACCTATCGTAAGAGGAGACGTCAGACGAAAGGTCAGTCAGAGGAAGTTTACACACGTGACAATGAAGCCCATACCTTTGCGGCAAGTGATTTTGCAGAGTATGAGATAGAAACTAACCGAGACATAAACCAGGCAGAACTATTAAGGCTGAAAACTTTGACATGCGAGAGATGTGGTACAAAACTTTCACATTTGCCCAACCGATGCGATGATCATTCGCTGTGCCGTAATTGTCAGACTTCGAGCTTAATAAACTACATGAGCAACAGCTCTCTACAGAGGATAGAGAGCATTTCGGCTACTGCAAAAGTATACAATCCAAAGAAAACACTTCTCGGGCCCAAGATTTACCACTGCGAGCAGTGTGGGAAAGGTTTTTGGTCTTTGGGGGCTTATTTGCATCATAAGCAGAGTCCTAGTCAGTGTATAGACGTGAGGCTTCGAACCGGTCTTGCACAACCAGCGCACCGTGGACGTTCTTCCTCCAGCATGAAGGCCGCGTGTCCCGTGTGCGGTAGAAAGTTCCGACACAAGGGAATCATGACGTTGCACATGCGCACGCATGAAAATGGAGATCAcaagtgtgacatctgcagCAGATCGTTTCGCCTTTTTTCCAGTCTGATTAGACACCAAGTTGTGCATAATGAACTCCTGCCGCCGCCTTGTAAATCTTTTCAGCACCAAGTAGAGCAAGTACAAAAGAATACGTACAGCTGCCCCGACTGCGGTAAGCTGTTTTCTCGGGCCAAAGCGCTTCAGTTTCACATGAGGTATCACGGAAATGAGAGCGGGCATTCGCCATCGCCACCCAGGTCTTGTGGTAGACAGGAGGACCTTCAGTGTGGCACGTGCCTCAAGTATTTCGGCAATAGGGCCTCCTTGCGGATGCACAAAAAGCAGTGTCTTCCAAAAGAAGAGAAATTCGTTGCTGAGACAGGAAGCCGAAATAATAACGAGACAGGGAAATTATCCAAGGTGACTTCTGAAGACATCACGGCGAAGTTACCACttaaagttaaaaatgaaatggaggAGGGAGAGGGGGAATGTCCAAATACTAGTGATGACAGCGATTTCAAATACAAGTGTAACAAGTGTGAAAAAAGCTTTTCAGTTATTGGCGCGTTGAACTTGCACAAAAGAATTCACGCAAGGGGTTACAATAAAGTCGCAAAAGCAACCTTGTCCTTAGCGCAGAGTGAGGAAGCGTTAAGGAAAGATTATCCATTTCCGTGCTCAGAATGTGGGAAGCGATTCTTGTCCAACTCTGCCCTCGGCTCTCACAAACGATggcataaaaatgacaaactgctCCATCTTAAAGAACAGGTTTCCGACCTCTGCCCGAAGCCGTACCAAACGTCCGCACGGCAGCCTCAATCTGACATAAAACCCAAGACTCGCCACGCATATGAGCAAAGCAACCCTCCGGAAACGAGAGATACCGAGACGGGTGACAACTCGCTCAAAGCGGACCGGGTTATGAACGACGGGGGCGAATCCGTCTCGATGACGACGATCGAGAAAAATTACCAGTGTCCCCTCTGCTTGGCGAGCTTTGCTAAAGCCAGGGGGCTTCGTGCCCACACGTGGCAAGCCCACTCTAAGCGTACAGAAAACAAAGCGAGGCGGGCGTTTGATGCGCAAAGCAGAAGCGTAGCCGCGAGCTGTGAAAGACTTTCACCAAACACTGACACTCCTCCTTTGGTTGTCACAAAACGTGAGTGTGGACTTTACTGTGAATCTGCTGCCAGACTCCCTGACCATAAATTGTGTCCCGCGTCTGAACCGGTGGCCCAGGCTCCGGAGGCCTTAGCTGAGGTCTTGCCGGCTCACAGCCACCTTTTGGAACCAATCGTCAAATGTCTCTTCAAGTGTGGGAAGTGCGGCAAAGACTTCCAGACCGAGGGGCAGTTAGAAACTCACAAGACCAAGTCGAAGAGCAGGCCGTTTTGCTGCGCCCTGTGCTGCAATGCCTTTCTAACGGAGAATCAGCTGCAGCAACACCTCGCTTGGCACGACCAGGTCCGATTTCGGCTCCCGAACGAGGTCCGCTTTCGCCTCAGTGCTGCTTTGACCGCAAAGTCCTTTCTCCCTCACGTGCCAAGCAAACTAGCTCCGAACCAAGAGAGCCACTCGGTCGGTAGCGGCGACGGCTCTCTTTTATCGTCCAGGTTGTGGAACCAAAAATGTTTGCGTTGTAAAAGTGCCGCGTGCGATTGCGCCGGTCCTCCTGCGACCGCCGCCGACTTCAAATCCCTTTCGAAACATGACAAGGCATCTAGTGGTGATGGTGAGGGCCCCGCAGCCGTTGTTTCAGGAGATCGAGATTCCCTTATTTGTCTTGAATGTGGAGCTACTTTTAGTCAGGAAACTGATTTGCACCAGCACTATACCAAACATGCGCAAAGCGTGTactaa